From Oxyura jamaicensis isolate SHBP4307 breed ruddy duck chromosome 26, BPBGC_Ojam_1.0, whole genome shotgun sequence:
CTAATAAAACAGCAAGTTATGAATACCTAATAAAACAGCAAGCTGTGAGAACATACTCATGACACAGGCCTGAATTTATTagagataatattttttaacatttatttctttcatctcttctctttttgtcaATATAACATACTAAAGTGTTTAGCATTTTTCCTACataattcctttgttttccattttttcagttcagtaacCTTTTAAACCTGATCTTTTGGAAAAGCtggagaataaagaaaaaattcttaTAAGTGACCgctttttgtatgttttcagattttctccATTTATAAGAAGTTTTAAAGTGATGGAATGGCTGACTGGGATTCATTTTAGCTAACTCTGGCTGCATTCACATATGTCAAGCATAGTCAGAGAGGTTGACTTTCCATAAGTAGAGAGGCAACTCTCTAGCTTATACCTTATAGAAAACATGTTTAGAACTGGAAAAAAGGCTTCTCAGATGGACTATTATCTATCTATTTACTAACAGATTATAAAAGAAGCCTCAGTGAATAGGCCAAGAACTTCACTTAGAACCCAAGTGAAGGAAGATGAATCCCACACAGAATTATCTTCTCTAGCTCTGCAATGTTCCCAAACAATAGGAAAAAGCTACAGAttgtaaataaaagtgaaaaggCTGTGTTcaaattagaaaacagaaaaaggaaaataaagtttacaAAAGCAATATATAACAATTGCAATTTAAATGAGAATGaatcaaaatgtttaattccAAAACTACctctaaaaaataaactgaaaactcTACTTCtcaatgtaaacaaaacaaaacaaaacacaaggtCAACGGAACATATATGTGGCTTCTGCCTGGTGATCATGATTGTGGCATAGCTCCATGGTGGGGTGTGGGGGGCAAAATGTAAATCCATATGGAAATGCAGTTTTGAGGGTTCTTGTATAGTAATAACAGGAGCTAAACACAGTCTGTTATACAGTTTTACCTTCAGAATTTCTTGATGAGGTAACTAAGTAACATACTCTAGAAGAGCAATGTAGTACTTGTCGCTGTGCTACAGCCTGGGACTCTAAAGAAAGTCATCGCAGACAGCTACAGACCATGTCTTCATCTAGTTACCTACAGAACAATCTTGCTCACACTGAAAGCAGCCCACTAGACTTACCAACACTGGAATCAGCTTCAATGAAAGCTTCAagctctgcagcttctcctgggCCACAGTCATTGAGGGCTCTCACACGTAAGAAGTACAGCTCCCTGTTTTGCAGGCCTTTAACTGTGTAAGTGGTCGTCTCTATAGGAAGAACATTGCATTTGGTCCAGTCGAGGTTGTTAGAAGACCGTATCTCCACGTCATAGCCTTTCACATCATTCCCATCTTTTGCTTCGGGTCTCTTCCATGTTAGGGTGACACTAGTGCTGTCACTGCTGGTCACCGCCAGGTCCCTCACTTGACCTGGAGGTtctgaaaagataaattttatttaaactattGTTCTAGTATTCCTTCtctatcccccccccccccctttttttttcagttacagcATCACACAAGAAACCCTTCCATTCCTTCCTCATGAAGATAGAGGATTCTCACCCATGAAACATTCCCCAGTTATTTGATCTTTCTCTTTTACAAAGCACTTACAAACATTGCCTGTGCGATAACACCCCCAGTCTACATTCGGCTTTACATATTCCCAAGCCAGGATAGCAGCTGTTCACTTACTCGTGGAATCTCGAGCAAAGACGGGCTGTGACGGTGCACTGATATCTCCTACACCAGAAGCATTGACAGCTGCCACACAAAACTCATACTGCAGACCCTTCTTGAGATCGgtcattttcagtttcttatctgcagaatgaaaacaagcacGTTGGCTCAGGTGAGCAGTACTCCAACACGAAGTGGCAAGACAACAATGTTCTACTTTACTGCATCCATGCAGAACTACAGACTGAATAATTCTGAGGAGCCAAGTACAAATGCTGTCTCCAGTTCCCTTGCCCTTCCTTGTCCTAGTGTATACATACTGCTGATATGTGTTCATTGTattctctttcaaaacaaacagcctCTGAGAGCTATTATTAAGTTACAGAAAGGATATCAATTGTTTTTGCTCATGATATAAACCTAAAGTCTCCTGTACTACCAGGTAAGAGGTCCTAGTCTGCACCTGATGGATAATTGATAGCTATAGTCCAAACACATTTAGGAGCTTTTTTATATCACTTGTGTTTCTTTACCTTCCCTGCATTTTTAAGTTCCTCCCTGTCTAGTTCTTAGCATGAGGATTAAGGACAGTAGTCCTGCACATGAAATTAAGACTTCAGTTCCAGAGATTGAAGACATCAGTTTATCTACAAAGGAGCTACATCCCAAGATGCAGCAGCAATCTTCTCTACATTCTTCTCCAGCCATAGGCTTACACTTTCTAGAAAAGGTTATATACAGTTAAATGCCTGGAGAAGGTTTATAATCCAAGAGCTATATAagataaaaaggtaaaatttcaGACAGGGTTAATATGGTTGCAATAGGGACAATCAGCAGGCCAAGAactcaaaaggaaaagcactgaTGTGGAAAAGTATAAAGATACTACGCAGAAAGCAGGGAGACAGCATTGCTGCAAAGCATGTTACTTTCTGAACCCAGCTGAACTTTTGGCTTTTTTCAAGTCTTCCATCCTGTCCCAGGATTTAAGTAAGCTACCTACCTGCTATGGGCACACTGTTGACTGGCACCCAGGTCATGGTACCCTTCTTGCGTTTTTGAACGATGTATCCCACGATTCGGGAGCTGCCAGTTCTACGAGGTGTTTTCCAGGATATTGTGATGGTGTCTTTGCTGACACTGATGATCTCAGGGGGGTCTGGGGCACCAGGTGTAGCTGGAAAGAGAACAGCATTTCATTATTAGCAGATACACTTGCAAAATAAGGAAGTGTTCTCAGtcatttcttcttccaagtTTCCCCAATGTATTTGTATGAACATGCTTTGAAAACATGACTAAGACCTGAAGTTGTGTATGCTGTTCCCTACAGAACATCCAAAATGCAGTGAGTTTCCTTTCATGCCAGCTTTGATAATCAATTTCCCATAGGGTTGTAGAACACAGTTACAAAAAGTTATTCCTTACCTTTACTGGCAGCCTTTACTTCCTCTGATTCCAGTGCATCGCTGGTTCCCTCTGCATTCACAGCCCTCACCCTGAAGTAGTAGCTCATGTCTCGTTCTACTTTGTTGGTAGTGAAAGTAGTACAGCTCCTGGGGGTTTCCCCAAGAGCCACCCAGTCGCTCTTGCCTACCTCCTGCCTCTCAACGATATAGCTTTGCACTGGTTTGCCCCCATCATCCTTTGGGGATTTCCACTGAATCGTGATTTCATTTGCCGAGCTTTCTACAATTTTCATGGGTCCTGCAGGTGGCTGTGGCTTGTCTGAAAGGAAGAACACAAGCGAGTTAGCTCCAGATCCAAATGCATTCCTGGGTTTGGAGCAGACACTGTTTCTTGCTCACCAGCTGGGACACTCAGTTTCTGATGGTACATATGGCTAGTTGCAGAATGAGGGCCAAGCCCTGAACTGCCTCTTCAAACATCCACTCCTCTCACTTTTCATAAGGGTGTAGGAAGCTATGCACTTGCTCCACGAGTGATTGTTCCCATACAAATTGTACCAAGACAGCTCGCTTATAAAGTATTCAAAAGTCAACTGATGAGGCtgtccaaaaccaaacaagatTTGTGGCATCTTGTATTAAGGGGTAAGAAACACGTCAACAACTTTTGCTTGTATCTTAATTTACTGGAAAATTACATAGCCTTGTTCATCTTGGAATAGCCAGTAGTCCTAAATAAGGTTGTGACGAGTGTTACTGGTTCCGCTTCCTAACCCTTACAATAAAAGCCACTGTAGATGTTATGGGGTCTTACCTGTTACCTCAACCTTTAGGTCGATATCTAAGATGCCACTGTCGTTCTTCAGCCTGACTTTGTAATCCCCACGGTCCTTTCTCTCAGTGTTGGAGATGGACAGCATAGTATAGGTGTCTGTTTTATCAACACGAATCCTTGAGTCATCTGCTAGCTCCATTTTGTCCTTTAGCCATGTTGCTCTGACTGGCAGCCGGCCTTCAAAAGGGATCTTGatctgtattttctcccctgcCTTGGCCACAGTAGGAACACTTGTTAAGTTTTTCAGGAGAACTTTGTCAACCTGTGGAGGATCTAAGCAGATAATACAAAGTCATTAAAAACCACAGTCCAAAGAGGATAAGGCCAACCTCGGAGCGGAGAGCTTCTCTACGTTCATTGTTGCTGTATATTTCAAGCATATATTccacaatatatttatttggttCTTTAGGGACTTATCCAACCTGAAAAAGTGAAGTTCGTGATTCTGCAAACTAATTGACCTTCACATTTATTGTTACCAGCAGCActtcacacacatgcatgcaacTTTGCTACAGGTAATTTGCACAAAGTATTCATGATATCATACTGTCCTTTTCACTATAGCAAGTTTTGCGTAGGCAACGTATTAcacacaagaatgaagattccTTTTTGATAAAGTCATATGTGTGCACCCACAATCTTTGAGTTAGTAGTAGAAGCTAGTCATAAAGGCTCCCTAGTTAAATTTTTATGCACCAACaagtaacaaaaacatttcccatATTGATGGGTATTATAATAAAGTCTCAATAACCAACTATAGGTCCTGAGGGAATGTATTGCATCACTCACCTTCAACAAAAATTGAAGCTTCAGTTTTTATATCTCCAGCTTCAAACCTGTATTTCCCAGCATGAATATCTTCCACTTTGCTAAAAATTAGTTTGTGGACTAGACCTTGCTTTTCAAATAAGACACCATCCATGCTTGTTAACTACAAGATAAAACACAGGGACCCATgcttaataaaaaaacaagaagacaaTCCAAACAGGCAAGAATTTGAAGTGTAATCGAAACGATTTATGAATGTCACGTGAGTTTAATTACAGTAACATTCTGGGACTATTTATCTGGTAACTAATTCACCACCATATTCCCCACAAAGGCTTGAATCAAagaccattaaaataaatggtaatTCTAATTTGACCTCTGATCTTAAAACGTTATCTCCGAACCTTCACTTCCTATTCTTAATGCTGACACTTTAGCCCAGGCTCAAGGATGACACCTTGGAAATCCTACAGTATCATATGGATCCCACAATTTGAACTAGTCTGTTATGATCTTTTGGGATATGGAATGTGATGTCTATCCTTGATTTTAAGCACTAATTTGAAAGAGGACTTTTGGCGTTATACCTGCCTGAAGATCATTTGAAgatcctttttattattattattatttttttcatatttttctcatgcacaaaagaaaagaaaaaggatttgaTTTCAAGTAAAAGACCCATGTCATCTTCCATGGAAAGGAATAGAAAACACAAAGCGTCCTGTTGTCAGCAAGAATGGACATATCTTCCAGCAGGAAGGCAAAGAAATCTCAGTCAGTTTCTAACAGGAATTTTAGCTTAAGCTCCTGCAGAAGTCTTCTAGGGCCATGCTGAGACCATAGTAAGACTGGCAGAGGGAAAGACACCTCAGCATGATACTCAATAAGAGGCAGAGccagagagcagagcactgTTAGCCAAAGAAAAAAGTAGCTACAGGACACCGACCTTTAATCCATCTTTAAACCAGGTTCCTGTCACATCTTCTTTATTGACAGCACAAGACAGCTCAGCTGGCTCCCCTTTCTGGACTCGGACATCAATTAGCTGCTTGTTGACATGACAGCGTGGTGCTAAAtgtccagaaaagaaaatgttgaaaagatGCTAATTCTGTCTTACACTGACAGAGAATAATGTAcacaaaaatacacatgcatGTGAGGAGAagagagcttttaaaatacGCATAACTGTATCATGACGggcttttaatttaattttattttttaaaccatgaCACTGTGAGCCCGCTAGCATAAACTCATGGCATTGAAGGGACATGCCAGCTGGCCTGCATGCAATATAGTCCCTACATCAACCTAATCAACAATGGATTAATCACAAATCACATTATCCACTACATATTTGCTATTTGAAGTCTATGCTAATTGTCTTGTCTCCCTCTACagccagtggggaaaaaaaaaaaaaaaaaaaaaaaggctcctcTGGAACATGTACAATGTCCTCCTtaactgttcttttcctttgtattgACCAGCCACAGGGCTGCCTAAACGGTCCCCCAGAACAGCCCCAGACACCCCCTGCATTCAActttcccttccccagttcATCCTTGTTAACGTCCTCATCTCCTCTCTAACAAACATCCCAATTCTATTCACTCTTTCCTAATCGACTCCCAGTTTTGCAGGTTTTACTTCcttatttgtatttatgttaTGGTGCCCTTGATAAATTCTATCTTGGTCAGCAGGGCCACAAGGCAAGTACTCCCTTTCATCACATATatgaaatttctcatttttacagtttttgaCATTGCTATCTTGATAGTGCAGCCACTGGTAAGATTTAAATGGCTGCATATACATTATTCTTTCAATAAATGTAACTCGTTATTTCTAAAGTTACAAGAGAAAACGAGTTCTTTAGATTGTATTAGATTATGTGCACACACAGCCTAGTTAGGTACAGAGTAGTTCCCAGGTCTCACAGAAACCAAATCTTTGCAAAAGATGTATGTatgaatgaaaaagagaaacagtatGGTTTAAATTGGAGCAATGTCAAAGAAACAAAGCCCTATTCTTTGAAACTATATGGGAAATAATGGTTGTGAACTCAAGTCTCTTCCATTTGgatttgaataatttatttgaatgaatgaatgataCCTGTATTTAGATATCATACCACAATTATATCTATCCATATACGCTGCATTGAAAACTGTACAGTTAGACCAGTACCCAAACAAGCCAGCTCTATAGACATTATTCTGTTGTCAGTTCACAATTAGCAAAATCATACCCTCTGTCCAAGAGCGTTtaccaaacacttcttgaactccagcaggctcggtgaCATGAGcgtgtccctggggagcctgtccctgtgcccaaccacctctgggtgcagaacctctCCCTAACCCCcaccctgaccctcccctgtcccagctccatgccatcccctcgggtcctgtcgctgtccccagagagcagagctcagcgcctgccccccTGCTaccctcgtgagggagctgcaggccgccatgaggcctcccctcggcctgctctgctctgggtcGAACAAACCAAGgcacctcagccgctcctcacacaTCTTCCCctcaggcccttcaccatcttgtAGCCCCCCTTTGGGCACTCTGTAGTAGCTTTAAGTTCTTCTGatattgtggcacccaaaactgcatgcagtactcgaggtgaggctgtgccagcacacagcagagcaggacaatcccttccctcgaccggctggcagcactgtgcctgatgcaccccaggacacagTTGTCCCTTCTGTCTGCCAGGACACACTGATGGGTCACGTTCAACTTGCTGCtgaccagaacccccagatccctgtctgtggggctgctctccagcctgtcgTCCCCCAGTCTGTGTAAAACCCAGGTTGCTCCAACCCAcgtgcagaatccagcacttgctcttgttagTAACAAAACACAAGGATCAGCGATACAAAAGTAATCAATTAAACACATACCTCTCAGATCATCTAGGCGATAATGTCTTCTTTTCTCTGTACTTTCCGTATTCTTCAagaaatcatttgttttaatatccaGGCTGGGTAGCTGTTTTCTCTGGTTTATTGAGGAGGGTCCACCATAAAGATCTGATGTCTGATCATAACCTGGTGAACCTTGACCGAAAACACCTGGCTTCCTCCCATCACCCATTCTGTTATGAGATttgccccctgcccctccaaCAGCCAAATCTGTGCCATAACGGGAACCTAACTGTCCTAAATCTCTGTCCTCACCCCTACTATCCCTTTGACCTGATTCTTTGTCCTGGGATGAGCCTCTGTGGCCTGGTCCTCTGAAATCAGCAGCAGTTCTCTTTCCAGCTTCACCTCGTGCAGATTTGCCAGGACGTGAATCAGGCCCGTATTCCCCACCCATTCCAACAGCTCCTGCCATACCTTCTGTACCCCAGGCTGAATGCAAGtccctcccagcacctcccaaCCTGCCAACACCACCGGCTCCAGCCCTGGCTCCAGCTGACCCCCCATCCTTTCCATATGCAGACCCAGCACCTTGTATGGCAGAGCCACCAACACCCCTACCTTCTGAGGATAAGCCcgctcctcctgctccacctcCATATCCTTGAACACTGCTCAGCCCAGCATCCTGACCAGCTAAACCTGAACCACCAACACCAGCCCCAGCCGGGAGACCATCCTTTCCATAGGGAGATCCAGCACCACCAAAACCAcctccaccagcaccaccaaCACCAGCCCCAGTTCCCATTCCCACTGGAAGGCCATCTTTTCCATATGGAGATCCAACACCTCCCAAACCAcctgcaccagcaccaccaACACCAGTCCCAGCTGGGAGACCATCCTTTCCATAGGGAGAACCAATGCCTGCTGCACCACCTGCACCAGCACCACCCACTCCAGCAGGGAGACCATCCTTTCCATAGGGAGATCCAACACCTCCCAAACCATctgcaccagcaccaccagcgtCAGCCCCAGATGGGAGACCATCCTTTCCATAGGGAGACCCAACACCTCCCAAGCCAcctgcaccagcaccaccagcgccagctccagcagggagaCCATCCTTTCCATAGGGAGATCCAACATCTCCCAAGCCAcctgcaccagcaccaccagcgccagccccagctccagcagggagaCCATCCTTTCCATAGGGAGACCCAACACCTCCCAGACCAGctgcaccagcaccaccagtgccagccccagctccagcagggagaCCTTCCTTTCCATAGGGAGACCCAACACCTCCTAAACCAcctgcaccagcaccaccagcaccagtCCCAGCTGGAAGGCCATCCTTTCCATAGGGAGAACCAATACCTGCTGCACTACCTCCACCAGCACCACCCACTCCAGCTGGGAGACCATCCTTTCCATAGGGAGAACCAACACCTCCCAGACCACCTacaccagctccagctgggagaCCATCCTTTCCATAGGGAGAAGCATCACTTGCTGTACCAcctgcaccagcaccaccagccccaggTCCCATTCCCACTGGAAGGCCATCCTTTCCATAGGGAGAACCAACACCTCCCAAACCACCTGCACCAGCTCCACCAACACCagtcccagctccagctgggaggCCATCCTTTCCATAGGGTGATCCAGCACCTCCAAAACCGCCTACACCAGCACCACCAACACCAGCCCCAGCTGGAAGACCATCCTTTCCATAGGGAGAACCAACTCCCCCTGCACCAGCTAAACCTGAACCACCAACACCAGCCCCAGCCGGGAGACCATCTTTTCCATAGGGAGATCCAGCACCACCAAGACCACCTACACCGGCCCCACCATCACCAGCCCCAGTTCCCATTCCCACTGGAAGGCCATCTTTTCCATAGGGAGAGCCAGTTCCTCCTGCACCACCTATACCAACCCCAGCTGGGAGACCATCCTTTCCATAGGGAGACCCTACACCACCAAAGCCATCCACACCTGTACCACTGGCACCAGGTCCCATTTCCACTGGAAGGCCATCTTTTCCATAAGGAGAGCTAATTcctcctgcaccagctgcaCCAACACCAGCCCCAGCTAGGTGACTATCCTTTCCATAGGGAGATCCTACACCACCAAAGTCATCTACACCTGTACCACCAGCCCCAGTTCCCATTCCCATTGGAAGGCTGTCTTTTCCATAGGGAGAGCCAACACCTCCAAAACCACCtacaccagcaccaccagccccagctccatcTGGGAGACCATCCTTTTGATAGGGTGATCCCATTTGTCTTCCGGCTCCATCAGCTCTACCCCAatttccagctccagccccaggtTCACCTGATTGTCCATGTTTACCGTAAAACCCTCCCATTTTACCTGCAGTAGCATTATCAACATCTGCCCCAAGTGGCAGACCATCTGGACCATAGAGTACGCCCATTTCTCCTGCAGAACCATCACCTGCACCACTTCTAGCCCCATCTCCAGCTGGGAGACCATCTGGGCCATACAGCAAGCCAGATCTTCCTGCCTGACCTACATGACCACCAGCATCAACTGTTAAGCCATCCTTGCCATACGGAGCCCCtacttctccttctctttttatatCGACTCCATTCACACCAGCCACAGTAGGCAGACCATCCTTGCTATAGGGGGATCTTATTCCTCCTGCAGTCTCAGTACCTGCAGCATTCTTACCAGATCTAGTCCTACCTAGCATATCATCCTTGCCATACAGGGAATGCTTGTCTCCCACTCTGCTGGAATCAGGATCAAGTCCATCTAACACAGAACTTCCATCAGTAGCACCTAATCTCTTGATACCACCAAAGCCAGCTCTAGAACTATTATCACCTACTTTATCATTTTTGTCATGCCAAGAGTCCATACCTTCTGCATCATCCATGTCAACATCAACTGCATCCGACATGCCCTCATCTCTGCCATCCACAGAACACCATTCaactgctcctcctgctctaTCATCAGTATTTGCTTTACCTGTCATAGAATCCTGGCTGTGTACAGGCCTTAAACCTTTCTTCCCTCCTAAAATTTTTAGTCTAATGTTACTATCATCATCTGTCATTGATTCCCCATCTCTCTCTGCTCCAGAATACTGCCCGGGCCCCATTGTTCCATCTCTGTAGGTTTTGCGTAGCCCCTCTTTTCCCAGAAATATACGTCCTTCTTCATCAACATTAGTAGAGTAGCCTTGACTGCCTTCTTGGCCATTTCTGTACCAGTTATCTTTTTCCATGCCAGCATGCATAAGATGATCTTTATCACTAAGATGTTCTCCGTGTTTAGGTTTCTTAGCTTTATCTGTCAATCTTTCTTTCCGCCAGccagatttctctttttcacctCCTTCATCctgtctcttttttcctttgggatcTGTATATATGGTTtgattgaaggaaaaaaaaatacagcaaaagagagaaaacaacaaacaatcAACACCATGTACTGCATcaacaaagaaaattcattaGCATGTTATCATTTCTAAGACACTGAAACATAACACATTTAAATGAACTTAAATTCAGttaaaaccctttttttttcattgctgtacTAAGACATAACCTTACATTTCTTAGTTAAGACAACaattatttttagctgaaaCATGCTtgttaacaaacaaaaaaaaagaaaaaaaaaaagaagaaatgggagATCAGGGCAAACCCAGCATGATAGATCCAACTTAGAGGGGCTTAAGTGGTATCTGGGACTCTTTGGTTCCTTTTACCTTCTCCCTCCAGCCCTGAAGAAGTTGCAGAATATCCCCCACCCAGAGTGGTCATCAGTTCCCACCCTTCAATTAGAATCTCATGGCTACTGTGGCAGCTTGCACATTTGGCATTTCGGCACTTGAGAGATCTCCAAGCCGAAGACTAAAGATTCTGGTTCTGTGAACAGCTTTGTATTAAACTCATAATTCAGACTTTTCTGAGACAAAAAGTGGAGCTAGAAGGTCATGgactgtgtttgttttcacccTAGATATAATTTCTGTAGATTGCTGACAGGTCAATGAAGTCACCAGGCAGTTGCTTTTTATCTCATACTCAGCAACCTGTTTCTGATGGGTTACCAAAAAAGGTCTCTATGAAAGGCaccagcttttgctgcagcaggaactcaaaaccaaaacaactgCACTtgagaataaaagaatataaGCCAGCTAACTATTAATCTGAATCATAGTGAAGATTGAATCATACAATATCAAAGTTGGAtgggacccacaaggatcatcaagctCAACTtctgggtccccaaaggaccacattaaaaaaaaaaaaatcacgtgtcttcttgaactctgtcaggcttggtgccatgaccatgtccctggggagcctgttccagtgcctgaccaccctcagGTGATGgaccttttcctgatatccagcctgaatcTGCTTCCACTGGAAGGCATATTTCCCATCTTCCTCTGACCTTCTTCTAACCTGTTTAACCCCTACTTTGGAAAGAAAGTACCATCTAGCAAGATGCCCTTGAAATTCCCTTGATTGTATGTATGCTGCATCATTAAAAACACATGGTAGGATATGGAGTATTTTTAGGTAACTGATGGAGAATATACTACTTGATAGTAAATGGACAGGAAATAAACCAATAGAGTTTGtcttaactaaaaaaaaagtctaatctgaagagaaaataaggtCTAAACGGACCCTCATTTCTACAAATTCAATTTAGGAAGTAGAAGCTCCACAGTTTGTTTCTCAGTGAGCATTAAGGCAGGGaaaggattattattttattaacatgcTTCAAGCCAACACCATGGGAAAAATACAGTGTCACTTACACTCTACAAGAAGATAGGCATTTGAGGAGCAGAGTCCAGTGTCGAGTGTGTACATTCCGTTGTCAGAGGCCTCAACATCCTTGATAACAAGCTGATGGGTCAGACCGTCTGGGGTTACGGAGATCTGGTGCTTCTCACTTGCCTCAAGGGGGTGGGTTTTATGTAGCCACACAGCATCATAGCAAGGACTGCGTAGGATACACTCAAAGACAGCATTTCCCTCCTCAGGACAATGCACATCACAGAGAGGCTGCTGAAATCTCACAGGGATGgctggaatg
This genomic window contains:
- the IGFN1 gene encoding immunoglobulin-like and fibronectin type III domain-containing protein 1 isoform X45, giving the protein MTSHRTVKSYKKSSVPGVNIAQFVDKIPEGCSTPDFERKPVTLTLQEGKNAIFRAVVKGVPTPEVEWRRAKGEMDNPDKYEIFFNEVTKEYILKINKLTADDTDVYRCFAVNEYGEATCSAGLRIIQVGFKRKAQHVPAQSADELKKKLQDLRKLLRKRAPVPKQKTLDKEAIFQLLLHADKRDYEKICIKYGISDFRGMLRKLQEMRRDAESEQGELIHSIKNMEHIKINKDGTATFSLEMDLKNSNSKIYLLKDGERLRYGTGDEYRKHYLRRIGKKYNFIVNDVQPEDAGLYQVRVEDVPVFSTELDAESIPVRFQQPLCDVHCPEEGNAVFECILRSPCYDAVWLHKTHPLEASEKHQISVTPDGLTHQLVIKDVEASDNGMYTLDTGLCSSNAYLLVEYPKGKKRQDEGGEKEKSGWRKERLTDKAKKPKHGEHLSDKDHLMHAGMEKDNWYRNGQEGSQGYSTNVDEEGRIFLGKEGLRKTYRDGTMGPGQYSGAERDGESMTDDDSNIRLKILGGKKGLRPVHSQDSMTGKANTDDRAGGAVEWCSVDGRDEGMSDAVDVDMDDAEGMDSWHDKNDKVGDNSSRAGFGGIKRLGATDGSSVLDGLDPDSSRVGDKHSLYGKDDMLGRTRSGKNAAGTETAGGIRSPYSKDGLPTVAGVNGVDIKREGEVGAPYGKDGLTVDAGGHVGQAGRSGLLYGPDGLPAGDGARSGAGDGSAGEMGVLYGPDGLPLGADVDNATAGKMGGFYGKHGQSGEPGAGAGNWGRADGAGRQMGSPYQKDGLPDGAGAGGAGVGGFGGVGSPYGKDSHLAGAGVGAAGAGGISSPYGKDGLPVEMGPGASGTGVDGFGGVGSPYGKDGLPAGVGIGGAGGTGSPYGKDGLPVGMGTGAGDGGAGVGGLGGAGSPYGKDGLPAGAGVGGSGLAGAGGVGSPYGKDGLPAGAGVGGAGVGGFGGAGSPYGKDGLPAGAGTGVGGAGAGGLGGVGSPYGKDGLPVGMGPGAGGAGAGGIGSPYGKDGLPAGTGVGGAGAGGLGGVGSPYGKDGLPVGMGTGAGVGGAGGGGFGGAGSPYGKDGLPAGAGVGGSGLAGQDAGLSSVQGYGGGAGGAGLSSEGRGVGGSAIQGAGSAYGKDGGSAGARAGAGGVGRLGGAGRDLHSAWGTEGMAGAVGMGGEYGPDSRPGKSARGEAGKRTAADFRGPGHRGSSQDKESGQRDSRGEDRDLGQLGSRYGTDLAVGGAGGKSHNRMGDGRKPGVFGQGSPGYDQTSDLYGGPSSINQRKQLPSLDIKTNDFLKNTESTEKRRHYRLDDLRAPRCHVNKQLIDVRVQKGEPAELSCAVNKEDVTGTWFKDGLKLTSMDGVLFEKQGLVHKLIFSKVEDIHAGKYRFEAGDIKTEASIFVEDPPQVDKVLLKNLTSVPTVAKAGEKIQIKIPFEGRLPVRATWLKDKMELADDSRIRVDKTDTYTMLSISNTERKDRGDYKVRLKNDSGILDIDLKVEVTDKPQPPAGPMKIVESSANEITIQWKSPKDDGGKPVQSYIVERQEVGKSDWVALGETPRSCTTFTTNKVERDMSYYFRVRAVNAEGTSDALESEEVKAASKATPGAPDPPEIISVSKDTITISWKTPRRTGSSRIVGYIVQKRKKGTMTWVPVNSVPIADKKLKMTDLKKGLQYEFCVAAVNASGVGDISAPSQPVFARDSTKPPGQVRDLAVTSSDSTSVTLTWKRPEAKDGNDVKGYDVEIRSSNNLDWTKCNVLPIETTTYTVKGLQNRELYFLRVRALNDCGPGEAAELEAFIEADSSVVSPRFLIDDTVKNFLIIKAGNTIRVDIPFEASPDPEVTWLKDGLLLSNRATISTKDGTSQLLIKAAELTDSGTYTIELKNGSGKRETFSFQVQVTDIPQNPGPILLQENVPNAVTVIWEPSASEKWERNLYYTVLKRESQKGVWHVVGDLIYTNKFTYTTVIPGRDYYFRVVAKNELGSSGPSETVQPWRIKKTKAEVHVRPQKYRGVNQNQPPRFLVPLKPHVVTTGSECRMSCAVAGHPPPKITWYKDSRDLSSDPAYFGTNDFGVCSLVIQGVSKADEGEYMVEAANELGRVYSRAFLAIKDSSL